A part of Setaria viridis chromosome 8, Setaria_viridis_v4.0, whole genome shotgun sequence genomic DNA contains:
- the LOC117834749 gene encoding ergosterol biosynthetic protein 28: MAGAWTKGSVPALGWWLIAVGTFRSGYTWSCFFGSAAFCSATFSEIAMTGVHGRTVAVWTLLSCTLCFLCAFNLGSKPVYAATFLSFVYAIGYLAVECLVYHTMSAARLSLFIFIAGTSIVWMLLQWNSHGHGPRPCEATKQA; the protein is encoded by the exons ATGGCCGGAGCATGGACGAAGGGCAGCGTGCCCGCGCTGGGGTGGTGGCTCATCGCCGTCGGCACCTTCCGATCCGGCTACACCTGGTCCTGCTTCTTCGGCTCCGCGGCGTTCTGCTCGGCCACCTTCTCCGAGATAGCGA TGACCGGCGTACATGGGCGGACGGTCGCGGTGTGGACTCTGCTGTCGTGCACGCTCTGCTTCCTGTGCGCCTTCAACCTCGGTAGCAAGCCGGTCTACGCCGCCACCTTCCTATCCTTCGTCTACGCCATCGGATACCTTGCCGTTGAGTGCCTGGTGTACCACACCATGAGTGCTGCTAGACTCTCCCTGTTCATCTTCATTGCAG GGACATCCATTGTTTGGATGCTGCTTCAGTGGAACTCCCATGGCCATGGCCCCCGTCCCTGTGAGGCTACCAAGCAGGCCTGA